The genomic window GACTTTGGCAGAAGTATTAAGAGGTTTTCCGAAGAGCTATTAACCTCACATTTGGTTCATATTATTGCCTCGGATGCGCACTCAGCTTCAGGGAGACCACCGGTGCTGTCAGCAGCAAGAGACATTGCAGCAAATCTGGTCGGCGCTGACATAGCTTTTCAACTTGTTGATGAATTTCCTTCAGACATTATTAACGGCAGAACTATTGTTGTGCCTGAACCTGTTCATAAAAAACCAGGCTTCTTCTCACGCTTTTTTGTGAAATAAACTGCTACTGGCTTCAGATGATAGCAGTTTATCCCGGATATGTCATTCTCAACGGTGTCGGGTATTTCAGGTTTTTATTTTTTCTTTAAAAAACCTTCTATGCGCTCTTTGAAAAGTGGTTTAGATGCAAATTCAGCTACATAGAATCTTTCCTTGTCCAGGTGGTTGGAAAGCCCGAAAAAGAGAGCATTGTTTACAAGGTCCTTGAAGTTTTTAATAGTTTCCATCGGAAGAGCCTTAAGATTTTTTATTGTTTCGGCCAATTTAGCTTCAAGCTCCTCATCTTCACAAACCATATTCACAAGACCCATTTCCAGGGCTTGTTCCATATTGACATTACGGGAGAAGAGATACAGCTCGTTAAACTTTTTTGCCCCTATAAGCCTCGGCAGGAATATGCTTCCCCCGCCATCGGGTGTGAGCCCTATTCTTCTGTATCCCATATTCATGATCGTGTTTTTGGTGGCTATTGACAGATCACATGCCAATGAAAGTCCGAAGCCGGCGCCGACGGCAACGCCCTCAACAACGGCAATAACGATTGCAGCAGTTCTCCGTATCAGCTTTATACTTTCATTAAGTAAGGCTGCCTCAGCATCAATTAAAGCCTCTGCGTCCTGAGCCTCCTTAAATGCAATAAGGTCTCCGCCTGAGCAGAAGGCTTTCCCCGATCCTCTGATGACGATAAATGGAGGCTCTTTGTCATTGGCCCTTTGCATGGCATCGTAAAGACCCTTGAGCAGATCAAAATCCATGGCATTCTTTTTCTCCGGTCTGTTGAGTGTGATTGTATATATCCCATCATTGTAAGATTCCAGAACTACTTCCATTAAAAACCTCCTGTTTTAATTGTTGGTATGGTCAAAAGTTTCAACTCCATTGTTTTGTTTTATCACATTTTATTTCAGGTTTTTCTCTTGGTCAATCAACGGCATGTTCGAAAATTTTCATCTGCGGCGGTCTGCTTCGCCTTGCGATCCTCCAGCGTACGTTCAGTACGCTTGCGGTCTGCAAAGCTTACAGCCCATCCACATCTGCAAGATTTTTACATGCCGTTGCCCACTCAAGCCGGATTAGCACCTGTCTTTACTCGCTGATGCTAATCCGGCGGAAATGAAGAAATCTTTCTTCATTTCCCATACTTCGCTCTCCCTCACCTAATTTTATCTTGTAAATATTTGTTAATGTTCATTATTCCTGCTAATTTTTCATTCAACTTCTGACAATACCTTGCAATTAAAAATTAGAAATTATGAATTTGGAAGATAAATTCCAAACCCGAAACTCATAACCTCCTATTTTAGCCTTTAATTTGTTAGGAAAACTCAAAAACACTACCTGCTGATGCGTATGTGCATTTATTTCCAAGTTCATGGAACAATTTTTGTGCTGCAAGGAGACCGGTACAATGTGAAACGCCCAATATCTTAATATCTATCTGTTTTAGTATGTCTATCGAATACATTAATTGCTCTTCAGTAAGGGACCCCAAGTGTGTACCGCCGATGACAGCATAAAAAGTTTCAACTCTCAAGCTTTTTGCTATGTGCCATAAAGTGTTTATTATTCCTGCGTGTGCACAACCAAGCAAAACAACCACCCCTTTTTTTGTGGAAAGGATAAGCGCCTGATCGTCAATAACATCATCATTTGTGTAAGCTGCACCGTTTTTAACAAAAAGAGCTTTGTCAGTCTCTTCAAAATGCGTTAATCTTGGAATCTCACCTGTAAGGAAGATACCTCCTTCGATTTCCTGAAAGTCCTTGCTAAATTTAAATGATATCCCTTTTGTTTCAAGGAGAATTTGTCTCTGCGGAATTCCTATAAACTCTCTATATTCTTTCCCGTTGTTTTTTAATATTTTGAATTTTTCATCAAACACAGAAGGGTGGCAGTGTACATCAATGGGGCTGACAACATCAAGCACACTGATAAGTCCTCCTGTGTGGTCGTAATGTCCATGACTCAAAAATATCTTTTTCACCTTGCCCAAGTCTTTTTTAAATGCTGCTGCATTGTACAGGATGCTGAGGCCTGAGCCTGTATCAAAAAGATATGAGCCTATATCCGTCTCTATAAAAGCAGAGAATCCATGTTCGCCTATGCCGAAAATCTTACTGACGATATTTTCACAAAGGATTGTGATTTTAAGATATTCTAATGTTTTCATAGCCTGTCCGTCTAAATCAGGAATATTTCCTATGATTAAATATTTGAAAAAAAATTGCAATATAAAAATGTGCAAAAGAGGGCGGTTTAGCATTAATAAAACGACATTATTGTCGGAGTGTTTTTATCATTCTCGACATTTACTTCCTGCAGGAATCAGGTTATCATTTCAAGCTTTACAAAAGGTTTCAGGAATTGCATTAAGTTGCGAATAAGTTGCTTTCCGGCATAACATTTGCTTTTAACATTTATATATTATTATTATATTGACACGAAATTATTTGCCAAATAAACTGAACAAGGGGTTTTCAGCTATTCAGAGAGAACAGGTACGGAGGTGGTTTTGAAAATATGTTGTTTATTTAATATACATTGCAAAAGTTCTTATAACTTCATGAAAATAATATTTTGTACCTTCGCTGTTTTTTTGTTCATACCTATAGAGGCATTTTCAATAACTCTTGATGAAGCCGTCCAAAAGGCAATGGGTGTTTCACTTCCGATAAAAGAGCAGAAGGAGACGGTAAAAAGAACGGAATATTCATATATATCGACTATTGATCCATATTTGCCGAGGATTGATATCCAGGGTTCCTATACGCGATATTTAAACAATATGTCGAAGGAGAATACAGGATCAGGAATCATAACAGGTCAGGATGCTTATGGTGCAACAGGAA from Pseudomonadota bacterium includes these protein-coding regions:
- a CDS encoding enoyl-CoA hydratase/isomerase family protein codes for the protein MEVVLESYNDGIYTITLNRPEKKNAMDFDLLKGLYDAMQRANDKEPPFIVIRGSGKAFCSGGDLIAFKEAQDAEALIDAEAALLNESIKLIRRTAAIVIAVVEGVAVGAGFGLSLACDLSIATKNTIMNMGYRRIGLTPDGGGSIFLPRLIGAKKFNELYLFSRNVNMEQALEMGLVNMVCEDEELEAKLAETIKNLKALPMETIKNFKDLVNNALFFGLSNHLDKERFYVAEFASKPLFKERIEGFLKKK
- a CDS encoding MBL fold metallo-hydrolase, with amino-acid sequence MKTLEYLKITILCENIVSKIFGIGEHGFSAFIETDIGSYLFDTGSGLSILYNAAAFKKDLGKVKKIFLSHGHYDHTGGLISVLDVVSPIDVHCHPSVFDEKFKILKNNGKEYREFIGIPQRQILLETKGISFKFSKDFQEIEGGIFLTGEIPRLTHFEETDKALFVKNGAAYTNDDVIDDQALILSTKKGVVVLLGCAHAGIINTLWHIAKSLRVETFYAVIGGTHLGSLTEEQLMYSIDILKQIDIKILGVSHCTGLLAAQKLFHELGNKCTYASAGSVFEFS